One Streptomyces sp. NBC_00223 genomic window carries:
- a CDS encoding SDR family oxidoreductase, translating to MTHPSPPAPGGSQAPLDAVTGAFGYSGAAIADRLQAAGRRVRTLTGHPDRAPAGSTVEVRPLDFHDPAALTDALRGTDTLYNTYWVRFGRGALDHRTATARSRTLFRAAADAGVRRVVHVSITHPAADSPYPYFREKARTEQALADVGIPYSVLRPAILFGGRGAGRRRSDGLTGLMAIHVARLAAISVDRAGTEAGTASG from the coding sequence ATGACCCATCCCTCGCCGCCCGCCCCGGGCGGCAGCCAGGCACCACTCGACGCCGTCACCGGCGCGTTCGGCTACTCCGGCGCCGCGATCGCCGACCGGTTGCAGGCCGCGGGCCGCCGGGTGCGGACGCTGACCGGCCACCCGGACCGGGCCCCCGCGGGCAGCACCGTCGAGGTCCGGCCGCTCGATTTCCACGACCCGGCCGCACTCACCGACGCATTGCGTGGCACCGACACGCTCTACAACACCTATTGGGTGCGTTTCGGTCGGGGCGCACTCGACCACCGGACGGCGACCGCCCGTTCCCGCACCCTCTTCCGAGCCGCCGCCGACGCCGGAGTACGGCGCGTGGTGCACGTGTCGATCACCCATCCCGCGGCCGACTCGCCGTACCCCTATTTCCGCGAGAAAGCGCGGACCGAACAGGCGCTGGCGGACGTCGGGATTCCGTATTCGGTGCTGCGGCCGGCAATTCTCTTCGGCGGCCGGGGAGCAGGGCGGCGTCGTTCAGACGGTCTGACCGGCTTGATGGCGATTCATGTGGCTCGGCTGGCCGCCATATCCGTAGACCGGGCCGGAACGGAGGCAGGCACGGCCTCCGGGTGA
- a CDS encoding ABC transporter ATP-binding protein — translation MPPTPPAVHFTAVHKRFAAVHAVAGVDLAIGRGETCALLGRNGAGKSTTISLLLGLDQPDTGDVRLFGGAPHDAVRGGLVGAMLQDGQPIPRVTVREWVGFVASTYPRPMPVEEALALAGIGELAARRVDKLSGGQAQRLRFALAVAGNPQLIVLDEPTAALDVEARRAFWRSMRGYAARGNTVLFSTHYLEEADENADRIVVLDRGRVVADGTGEQIKQRVGGTLVSFDLAGAGTEGLRALPGVTAVEIRGERALLRTGDSDATVVALVNAGRCHGLTVAPASLEDAFLTLTAHPAPAAAAHLDKEFVR, via the coding sequence ATGCCACCCACCCCACCCGCCGTACATTTCACGGCAGTACACAAACGCTTCGCCGCCGTCCACGCCGTCGCCGGCGTGGACCTCGCGATCGGCCGCGGCGAAACCTGCGCGCTGCTCGGCCGCAACGGCGCCGGCAAGTCCACCACCATCAGCCTGCTGCTCGGCCTCGACCAGCCGGACACCGGCGACGTGCGGCTGTTCGGCGGGGCACCGCACGACGCGGTCAGGGGCGGCCTCGTCGGGGCGATGCTCCAGGACGGGCAGCCGATCCCCCGGGTCACCGTCCGCGAGTGGGTCGGCTTCGTGGCGTCCACGTACCCCCGCCCGATGCCCGTCGAGGAAGCCCTCGCCCTCGCCGGGATCGGCGAACTCGCCGCCCGCCGCGTGGACAAACTCTCCGGCGGCCAAGCGCAGCGCCTCCGCTTCGCGCTCGCCGTCGCCGGCAACCCCCAGCTGATCGTGCTCGACGAGCCCACCGCCGCCCTGGACGTCGAGGCCCGCCGCGCCTTCTGGCGTTCGATGCGCGGCTACGCGGCCCGGGGCAACACCGTGCTGTTCTCCACGCACTACCTGGAGGAGGCCGACGAGAACGCCGACCGGATCGTCGTCCTCGACCGGGGCCGGGTCGTCGCCGACGGCACCGGCGAGCAGATCAAGCAGCGCGTGGGCGGCACGCTCGTCTCCTTCGACCTGGCGGGCGCCGGCACCGAGGGGCTGCGCGCGCTGCCCGGGGTGACGGCCGTCGAGATCCGGGGCGAACGGGCCCTGCTGCGTACGGGCGACTCCGACGCCACGGTCGTCGCCCTGGTGAACGCGGGCCGCTGCCACGGCCTGACGGTCGCGCCCGCCAGCCTGGAGGACGCGTTCCTGACCCTGACCGCGCACCCGGCGCCCGCGGCGGCCGCGCACCTGGACAAGGAGTTCGTACGATGA
- a CDS encoding ABC transporter permease yields MNAPTTAPAATATPAVTPTGPTRPASYLRPTLAYVRLEVRRTLRDGGYVIMGVGMPLAMYLLFTNLGVAGDDPGAKQDYARYSMIGMAAYGALGAALGIGPGVAEDKGRGWLRQLRVTPLSPLQVVVGRALTASVTVLPAITSVLLAGALINGVRLDAWQWAVVPVLLWVGTIPFTLLGLGNGYGLTAQSTGVVSMACMMGLSVIGGLWMPADVFPRWLAAISRWTPTARFGDLGWSVLDHRAPGAGTVAVLGGWLLVFAGYAVVSYRRGARTA; encoded by the coding sequence ATGAACGCCCCCACCACGGCCCCGGCCGCCACCGCCACCCCGGCCGTAACCCCCACCGGGCCCACGCGCCCGGCCTCGTACCTCCGCCCCACCCTCGCCTACGTCCGCCTCGAAGTGCGCCGCACCCTGCGCGACGGCGGCTACGTGATCATGGGCGTGGGCATGCCCCTGGCCATGTATCTGCTCTTCACCAACCTCGGCGTCGCCGGTGACGACCCCGGCGCCAAACAGGACTACGCGCGCTACTCGATGATCGGCATGGCCGCGTACGGCGCGCTCGGCGCCGCGCTCGGGATCGGCCCGGGGGTCGCGGAGGACAAGGGGCGCGGCTGGCTGCGGCAGTTGCGGGTCACGCCGCTGAGCCCGTTGCAGGTGGTCGTCGGGCGCGCGCTGACCGCGTCGGTGACCGTACTGCCCGCGATCACCTCCGTACTGCTGGCGGGCGCGCTGATCAACGGCGTACGGCTCGACGCGTGGCAGTGGGCGGTGGTGCCGGTGCTGCTGTGGGTCGGGACGATCCCGTTCACGCTGCTGGGCCTCGGCAACGGCTACGGGCTCACCGCGCAGAGCACCGGTGTGGTGAGCATGGCGTGCATGATGGGCCTCTCGGTGATCGGCGGGTTGTGGATGCCGGCCGACGTGTTTCCGCGCTGGCTGGCCGCGATCTCGCGGTGGACGCCGACCGCGCGCTTCGGTGACCTGGGGTGGAGCGTGCTGGACCACCGTGCGCCCGGCGCGGGTACGGTGGCCGTGCTCGGCGGATGGCTGCTGGTCTTCGCCGGTTACGCGGTGGTGTCGTACCGGCGTGGTGCGCGGACCGCGTGA
- a CDS encoding sensor histidine kinase, with the protein MSVDGVGAGTSAAAGVAGTSDAARAATAATAAPVEKECRRSWWLRKPQNFDEEIEHLKGLDGSSLYPWLLMAIGPAADILTGEIGHPWPAAAGLAVFCALYVATIRTTFSDRWRSGPVPFRLLAALAGTTLALAIGYGGNFMLLFVLVSLGVGSMSRSRRHLGLMLMPLSAAAGTIAGLRHTGFWTTASLAYGTFLSGLVVSVIITLFHAVAQLKATRQELARSAVAQERMRFSRDLHDLLGHTMSVIVVKSEAARRLAPRDLDAALAQVADIEAVGRQALTEIREAVTGYREGSLSTELDRARSVLAASDIEAVVRESGPPLPPQTEALLGWVVREGVTNVVRHSGAGRVTVELRTEGGYARLTITDDGRGPAPAAGGTAIQARTGTGLRGLTERLAAAGGSLTAAPTPPTGFRLTATLPVEDPPAGVGQHTYDRLPEDGQ; encoded by the coding sequence GTGAGCGTGGACGGAGTGGGCGCGGGAACGTCGGCTGCGGCGGGGGTGGCGGGGACGTCGGACGCCGCGAGGGCCGCGACCGCCGCCACCGCTGCCCCCGTCGAGAAGGAGTGCCGCCGATCCTGGTGGCTCCGGAAGCCGCAGAACTTCGACGAGGAGATCGAGCACCTCAAGGGCCTCGACGGCAGCTCCCTCTACCCGTGGCTGCTGATGGCGATCGGCCCGGCCGCCGACATCCTCACCGGCGAGATCGGCCACCCCTGGCCGGCCGCCGCCGGACTCGCCGTCTTCTGCGCACTGTACGTGGCCACGATCCGCACGACGTTCAGCGACCGGTGGCGGTCGGGTCCTGTGCCGTTCCGGCTGCTGGCCGCCCTCGCGGGCACCACGCTCGCGCTGGCCATCGGCTACGGCGGCAACTTCATGCTGCTGTTCGTCCTCGTCTCGCTCGGCGTCGGCAGCATGTCCAGGAGCCGCCGTCATCTGGGCCTGATGCTGATGCCGCTGAGCGCGGCGGCCGGGACCATCGCGGGGCTGCGGCACACGGGGTTCTGGACGACGGCGAGTCTGGCGTACGGGACGTTCCTGTCCGGGCTCGTGGTCTCGGTGATCATCACGCTCTTCCACGCGGTGGCCCAACTCAAGGCGACTCGGCAGGAGTTGGCGCGGTCGGCGGTCGCGCAGGAGCGGATGCGGTTCTCGCGCGATCTGCACGATCTGCTCGGGCACACGATGTCGGTGATCGTGGTGAAGTCCGAGGCGGCGCGCAGGCTCGCGCCGCGTGATCTCGACGCGGCGCTCGCGCAGGTCGCCGACATCGAGGCGGTCGGGCGGCAGGCGCTGACGGAGATCCGCGAGGCGGTGACGGGTTACCGCGAGGGCAGCCTGTCCACGGAGCTGGACCGGGCGCGGTCCGTGCTGGCGGCGTCGGACATCGAGGCCGTCGTACGGGAGTCGGGGCCGCCGCTGCCGCCGCAGACGGAGGCGCTGCTCGGGTGGGTGGTACGGGAGGGCGTCACGAATGTCGTACGGCACAGCGGGGCGGGGCGGGTGACGGTCGAGTTGCGGACGGAAGGGGGGTACGCGCGGCTGACGATCACGGACGACGGGCGCGGGCCGGCTCCCGCGGCCGGCGGCACGGCAATCCAGGCCCGTACGGGCACGGGCCTGCGCGGCCTCACCGAACGCCTCGCCGCGGCGGGCGGCTCCCTCACGGCGGCCCCGACCCCACCGACAGGCTTCCGCCTGACCGCAACCCTCCCCGTCGAGGACCCGCCCGCGGGGGTCGGCCAACACACCTACGACCGCCTCCCGGAGGACGGACAGTGA
- a CDS encoding AAA family ATPase translates to MSRTVQRITVSGYKSIEKVELDLGRITVLVGPNGAGKSNLIEAVELLGRVADQDLRLEVGLRGGAEAMLHDGAKGPAARMVLRVEAVDGGVRNAYEATLVPAAQGELIFESEVVEFHDSARSEEPWTEVIGQGHRESRLTAEAEKGRRTGVAARHTLRILHGCRVYHFQDTTANAPVKQAGYASDSVALRPDAGNLAAFLLRLREEHTAEYRGIVRTVQSVAPFFRDFVLTEDTSGRVRLRWKQTDSDTVFPAEALSDGTLRFICLTTLLLQPEPPALLVLDEPELGLHPFAITVLAELLRSASSRSQVLAATQSVTLLDEFELGELVVAERADGSTRIRRPDPEELAVWLDDYSLGDLWLKNLLGGRPKPDQPHRAAVTAGFQRLRQPTPC, encoded by the coding sequence ATGTCACGCACGGTTCAGCGCATCACCGTCAGCGGCTACAAGTCGATTGAGAAGGTCGAACTGGACCTCGGCCGGATCACCGTCCTCGTCGGCCCCAACGGCGCGGGCAAGAGCAATCTGATCGAGGCGGTGGAATTGCTCGGCCGGGTGGCCGACCAGGATCTGCGGCTGGAGGTCGGGCTGCGCGGTGGCGCCGAGGCCATGCTGCACGACGGTGCGAAAGGGCCTGCGGCCCGCATGGTGCTACGGGTGGAGGCCGTCGACGGCGGTGTGCGGAACGCCTATGAGGCCACGCTCGTCCCGGCCGCCCAGGGTGAGCTGATCTTCGAGAGTGAAGTCGTGGAGTTCCATGACAGCGCCCGCTCCGAAGAGCCGTGGACAGAGGTCATCGGCCAGGGCCACCGGGAGTCACGTCTGACGGCGGAGGCCGAGAAGGGCCGGCGGACGGGCGTCGCGGCTCGGCACACGCTGCGTATCCTGCACGGCTGCCGCGTCTACCACTTCCAGGACACCACGGCCAACGCCCCGGTGAAGCAGGCGGGTTACGCTTCCGACTCGGTGGCCCTGCGTCCGGACGCGGGCAATCTCGCGGCCTTTCTGCTCCGGCTGCGCGAGGAGCACACGGCGGAGTACCGGGGCATTGTGCGTACGGTGCAGTCCGTCGCGCCCTTCTTCCGCGACTTCGTGCTGACCGAGGACACGAGCGGGCGCGTACGGCTTCGGTGGAAGCAGACGGATTCGGACACGGTGTTTCCGGCCGAGGCCCTTTCCGACGGTACGTTGCGGTTCATCTGCCTGACCACGCTTCTTCTCCAGCCGGAGCCGCCGGCGCTGCTGGTGCTCGACGAACCCGAACTCGGGCTGCACCCCTTCGCCATCACCGTCCTGGCGGAGCTTCTTCGCTCGGCCTCGTCCCGCAGCCAGGTCCTCGCGGCCACGCAATCCGTCACCTTGCTGGACGAATTCGAGCTCGGCGAATTGGTCGTCGCCGAGCGGGCCGACGGCTCCACGCGGATCCGTCGGCCCGACCCGGAGGAGCTGGCGGTCTGGCTGGACGACTACTCGCTCGGCGACCTGTGGTTGAAGAACCTCCTGGGCGGCCGCCCCAAGCCCGACCAGCCCCACCGGGCGGCGGTGACGGCGGGTTTCCAGCGGCTCAGGCAGCCGACCCCCTGCTAG
- a CDS encoding TetR/AcrR family transcriptional regulator — protein MAKSGPKPKADQKAENAAGTREALITAAAEALRDVGFAQASAREIGRRAGCNQALVFYHFGSVVNLHLAALDRVSAQRHERYRAAVERAGGELGALLGTARSVLAEDLDQGHVAVLATMIAAAQSTPGLGPQVAERIAPWRRFAADSLRDAVSGVPFGGKLPADDLAHGVVALYLGLEMLASLDGDRAAATRLFDHADRVASRIPRLRFGRHTSARAERRNGKDESSRES, from the coding sequence ATGGCGAAGTCAGGACCGAAGCCCAAGGCCGACCAGAAGGCGGAGAACGCGGCGGGCACCCGGGAGGCCCTGATCACGGCGGCCGCCGAGGCTCTGCGGGACGTGGGCTTCGCGCAGGCCAGCGCGCGGGAGATCGGCAGGCGCGCCGGCTGCAACCAGGCGCTCGTCTTCTACCACTTCGGGTCCGTCGTCAACCTCCATCTCGCCGCCCTCGACCGGGTCAGCGCGCAGCGACACGAGCGGTACCGGGCGGCAGTCGAGCGCGCGGGCGGGGAGTTGGGCGCCCTGCTCGGCACCGCCCGCAGTGTGCTGGCGGAGGACCTGGACCAGGGCCACGTCGCCGTGCTGGCCACGATGATCGCCGCCGCCCAGTCCACCCCGGGGCTCGGGCCACAGGTGGCCGAACGGATCGCGCCCTGGCGGCGGTTCGCCGCCGACTCGCTGCGGGACGCGGTGAGCGGAGTGCCCTTCGGCGGGAAACTGCCAGCCGACGACCTCGCGCACGGCGTGGTCGCCCTCTACCTCGGCCTGGAGATGCTGGCCAGTCTGGACGGCGACCGTGCGGCCGCCACCCGCCTGTTCGACCACGCCGACCGGGTCGCGAGCCGCATCCCGCGGCTGAGGTTCGGCCGCCACACGAGCGCGCGTGCAGAGCGCAGGAACGGTAAGGACGAATCCAGCAGGGAGAGTTGA
- a CDS encoding helix-turn-helix domain-containing protein, producing the protein MNHSQWKTRRTKALLGESVEESPAYVAAGHAFALGQAVYDRRTHLGFSQAELARRADMSPPQISTIEGGDSVPTLPLLTRIAKALNATLTIDLDGDMSHFLFTPHAAAPTPGRPPRPSRGSAA; encoded by the coding sequence GTGAACCACTCCCAGTGGAAGACCCGCCGGACCAAGGCGCTCCTCGGCGAGAGCGTCGAGGAGTCGCCCGCGTACGTCGCGGCGGGCCACGCCTTCGCCCTCGGCCAGGCCGTCTACGACCGCCGTACGCACCTCGGCTTCTCCCAGGCTGAGTTGGCCCGGCGTGCCGACATGTCCCCGCCGCAGATCTCCACGATCGAGGGCGGCGACTCCGTCCCGACCCTCCCCCTGCTGACCCGCATCGCCAAGGCCCTGAACGCGACCCTGACTATCGATCTGGACGGCGACATGTCCCACTTCCTCTTCACCCCCCACGCCGCCGCCCCGACTCCCGGCCGGCCACCCCGCCCTAGCAGGGGGTCGGCTGCCTGA
- the tyrS gene encoding tyrosine--tRNA ligase — MSRLSESVTRVMHILDGADLGADYTVAQLLVETTSRRSLDLSDLTPQEQAALVEGRANHLIPSAAVLAEKIETARDAGRPFVVKYGIDPTSPDVHLGHAVPIIIASRFQRMGHHVVFIIGDVTAKIGDPSGRSSDRPTLTDEDIAHNLSGYRQQVTPFIDFERADLRFNGEWLNKVTLPELVGVLARVPVSMSLQREDFRTRLADGQGLSVAEFVYSVVMAWDSVAIDADVELGGVDQLLNLQMCRKVMEISEQTPEVVITTPLIEGTDGTGSKMSKSKGNYVGLASSADDVYGRLMSIPDHLTEPYLQLLTEWTDDEIRVVTKRLEEGTAHPMAIKRILAGEVVAALHGLDAAAAARAEFTARFSKRSFGDVQNIPVVSLKDHAEDVLGALISRTLDFASSVSAVRRVAQQNGLRLIREADGEQQATQLTEASVQQTLGEIVEEAGSLDGAELYLKVGRKVVRIDV, encoded by the coding sequence ATGAGCCGTTTGAGTGAGTCCGTCACCCGTGTCATGCACATCCTCGATGGAGCGGACCTGGGCGCGGACTATACGGTCGCGCAACTGCTCGTCGAGACAACATCACGGCGCTCCCTGGACCTCTCCGACCTCACCCCGCAGGAACAAGCAGCCCTGGTCGAGGGTCGTGCGAACCACCTGATCCCCTCGGCCGCGGTGCTCGCCGAGAAGATCGAAACCGCACGGGACGCGGGCCGCCCGTTTGTCGTCAAGTACGGCATCGACCCGACCTCGCCCGACGTCCACCTCGGCCACGCGGTGCCGATCATCATCGCGAGCCGGTTCCAGCGGATGGGTCACCACGTCGTCTTCATCATCGGTGATGTCACGGCCAAGATCGGTGACCCGTCGGGCCGCTCCTCGGATCGACCGACCCTCACTGACGAAGACATCGCCCACAACCTGAGCGGCTACCGGCAGCAGGTCACGCCGTTCATCGACTTCGAGCGTGCCGACCTGCGCTTCAACGGCGAGTGGCTGAACAAGGTCACCCTGCCGGAGCTCGTCGGCGTCCTCGCCCGGGTGCCAGTGTCCATGTCGCTCCAGCGCGAGGACTTCCGCACCCGACTCGCCGACGGCCAAGGCTTGTCCGTCGCCGAGTTCGTCTACTCCGTCGTCATGGCCTGGGACTCGGTGGCCATCGACGCCGACGTCGAACTCGGCGGTGTGGACCAGCTCCTGAACCTTCAGATGTGCCGCAAGGTCATGGAGATCTCAGAGCAGACGCCCGAGGTCGTCATCACCACCCCGCTCATCGAGGGCACCGACGGTACGGGCTCCAAGATGAGCAAGAGCAAGGGCAACTACGTGGGCCTGGCGTCGTCGGCGGACGACGTCTACGGCCGTCTGATGTCCATCCCCGACCACCTCACCGAGCCCTACCTCCAGCTGCTCACCGAGTGGACGGACGACGAGATCCGCGTTGTCACCAAGCGACTGGAGGAGGGCACCGCGCACCCGATGGCGATCAAGCGCATCCTCGCCGGCGAAGTGGTCGCCGCTCTTCACGGCCTGGACGCTGCCGCAGCCGCTCGCGCGGAGTTCACAGCGCGCTTCTCCAAGCGCTCCTTCGGTGACGTCCAGAACATCCCCGTCGTCTCCCTGAAAGACCACGCGGAAGACGTCCTGGGGGCATTGATCAGCCGCACCTTGGACTTCGCCTCCAGCGTCTCCGCCGTCCGGCGTGTGGCGCAGCAGAACGGCCTCCGCCTCATCCGCGAAGCAGACGGAGAGCAGCAGGCCACCCAGCTCACCGAGGCTTCCGTGCAGCAGACGCTCGGCGAGATCGTGGAGGAGGCTGGGTCACTCGACGGTGCGGAGCTGTACCTGAAGGTGGGCCGGAAGGTCGTTCGCATCGACGTATGA
- a CDS encoding TNT domain-containing protein produces MRVLRQLVWGALASLLLVGLVPTTVQAEGNRARAAVTCPTDGRTRGTNTAPNPPLETYFLGDWRLGPDKLPKTGAIGDMLKDYRREGDTGSTYWFLGCYWQTDPVAGTSGWWYPDHDGFALDSKGQPIEKPLVLHVGQKVDLFGSGRGNFLAPAGTPYAKRAIPPSNLDEFDTAYPQSYHLYKVTKDFTVQAGPIRPWFGQPGLGLQYMTADRIPALITAGDLEALN; encoded by the coding sequence ATGCGGGTACTGCGACAACTGGTGTGGGGCGCGCTCGCGTCGCTCCTCCTGGTCGGCCTCGTACCGACCACCGTACAGGCGGAGGGGAACCGGGCGCGGGCGGCCGTGACCTGCCCGACCGACGGGCGGACGCGCGGCACCAACACCGCGCCCAATCCGCCGCTGGAGACGTACTTCCTGGGTGACTGGCGGCTCGGCCCCGACAAGCTCCCCAAGACCGGCGCCATCGGCGACATGCTCAAGGACTACCGGCGCGAGGGCGACACGGGCTCCACGTACTGGTTCCTCGGCTGCTACTGGCAGACCGACCCGGTCGCGGGCACGTCCGGCTGGTGGTACCCGGACCACGACGGCTTCGCGCTCGACAGCAAGGGCCAGCCGATCGAGAAGCCGCTCGTCCTCCACGTCGGCCAGAAGGTCGACCTCTTCGGCAGCGGCCGCGGCAACTTCCTCGCCCCGGCGGGCACTCCGTACGCCAAGCGCGCGATCCCGCCGAGCAACCTCGACGAGTTCGACACGGCGTACCCGCAGAGCTACCACCTGTACAAGGTGACCAAGGACTTCACCGTTCAGGCCGGCCCGATCCGGCCGTGGTTCGGCCAACCGGGGCTGGGGCTCCAGTACATGACGGCCGACCGGATTCCGGCGCTGATCACCGCGGGCGACCTCGAAGCGCTCAACTGA
- a CDS encoding helix-turn-helix domain-containing protein — MCPAGEIDKVIGRRIEAGRQSNGLLQHELAAAVGRSESWIGQVIRGIIPLDSLSLAERMAGVPGLTADHVLALDLRLPGAVALTQSSGSRASSTPLTRVSPPDAEDSETELRRSFTLGSLSGLPRSPACPPIPVPRSATTPPPSFHRAVDNRELATADSLTDILLWRLRHEAHLPAAPGRNATLPPSRPPRPASHNPPGHQPEGGGHRAPAREDKAVGADPPGWFGAAAVLIRRCERPSGPPSGTAPHRRVTQPPPRSRRASAARKPR, encoded by the coding sequence GTGTGTCCAGCGGGGGAGATCGACAAGGTCATCGGCCGACGTATTGAAGCCGGACGGCAGAGCAACGGCTTGCTGCAGCACGAACTCGCCGCCGCGGTGGGACGCTCGGAGTCATGGATCGGCCAGGTGATCCGGGGGATCATTCCATTGGACAGCCTGAGCCTGGCGGAGCGGATGGCCGGAGTGCCGGGGCTGACGGCCGATCATGTCCTGGCGCTGGACCTCCGATTACCAGGAGCCGTCGCACTCACGCAGTCGTCCGGATCGCGCGCGTCTTCCACGCCTTTGACGCGCGTGTCGCCGCCCGATGCGGAAGACTCGGAAACTGAGCTTCGACGTAGCTTCACCTTGGGCTCGCTGTCCGGTCTGCCGCGATCGCCGGCCTGTCCCCCGATACCCGTGCCCAGGTCGGCCACGACCCCGCCGCCCTCCTTCCACAGGGCTGTGGACAACCGCGAGCTCGCGACGGCCGACTCCCTCACCGACATCCTCCTCTGGCGCCTCCGCCACGAGGCTCACCTCCCCGCCGCCCCCGGCCGCAACGCCACGCTCCCGCCCAGCCGCCCGCCACGCCCGGCCTCCCACAACCCACCCGGGCACCAACCCGAAGGAGGTGGCCACCGCGCGCCCGCGCGGGAAGACAAAGCAGTCGGCGCCGACCCACCTGGGTGGTTCGGCGCCGCGGCGGTTCTCATACGTCGATGCGAACGACCTTCCGGCCCACCTTCAGGTACAGCTCCGCACCGTCGAGTGACCCAGCCTCCTCCACGATCTCGCCGAGCGTCTGCTGCACGGAAGCCTCGGTGA
- a CDS encoding ISAs1 family transposase, with translation MVPDPRRAKGRRHPLAFVLALTACAVLAGARSLTAIAEWAADAPATVLAALGGPNREPSGPTAPAEATVRRILQRIDGNALDNAIGTWLAARDPGRTPRDQDLFKQSRRSLAVDGKTVRGARRADGSQVHLLAAMTGTGLVTAQREVDGKTNEITVFRPLLAELDLTDTVVTFDALHSQTAHARFLVEDKKAHYIAVIKGNQPLLHKRLKHLPWRDVPLLDKTRATAHGRNEIRRVKTATVADLDFPHAAQAVQIVRRRRIVATGKVTLERVYAVTDLAAEQAQADEIAHHVRGHWGIENQLHHIRDTTYAEDASRVRTGTAPRAMASLRNLAIGALRLAGHTGIAASLRHHARDATRPLATLGIT, from the coding sequence GTGGTACCCGATCCGCGCCGGGCCAAGGGCCGCCGCCATCCCCTCGCCTTCGTCCTCGCGCTGACCGCCTGCGCGGTGCTGGCCGGCGCGAGATCCCTGACCGCGATCGCGGAGTGGGCCGCAGACGCCCCGGCCACCGTGCTTGCCGCCCTCGGCGGCCCGAACCGGGAACCCAGCGGCCCGACCGCTCCGGCCGAGGCCACCGTGCGCCGAATCCTGCAACGCATCGACGGCAACGCACTCGACAACGCGATCGGCACCTGGCTCGCCGCTCGGGACCCCGGCCGCACACCGAGGGACCAGGACCTGTTCAAGCAGTCCCGGCGTTCCCTGGCCGTGGACGGAAAGACGGTGCGGGGCGCCCGCCGCGCGGACGGCAGCCAAGTCCACCTCCTTGCCGCGATGACCGGCACCGGCCTGGTCACCGCCCAGCGCGAGGTGGACGGCAAGACCAACGAAATCACCGTCTTCCGGCCCCTGCTCGCAGAGCTCGACCTGACCGACACCGTGGTCACCTTCGACGCCCTGCACTCCCAGACCGCGCACGCCCGCTTCCTCGTCGAGGACAAGAAAGCCCACTACATCGCCGTGATCAAGGGGAACCAGCCGTTGCTGCACAAACGCCTCAAGCACCTGCCCTGGCGAGACGTGCCGTTGCTGGACAAGACCCGCGCCACCGCGCACGGCCGCAACGAGATCCGCCGGGTCAAGACCGCCACCGTCGCCGACCTGGACTTCCCGCACGCCGCGCAGGCCGTCCAGATCGTGCGCCGCCGCCGCATCGTCGCCACTGGCAAGGTCACTCTCGAACGCGTCTACGCGGTCACCGACCTGGCCGCCGAGCAAGCACAGGCCGACGAAATCGCGCACCACGTCCGCGGACACTGGGGCATCGAGAACCAACTCCACCACATACGCGACACCACCTACGCCGAGGACGCCTCCCGCGTCCGCACCGGCACAGCCCCACGAGCCATGGCCAGCCTCCGCAACCTCGCCATCGGAGCCCTCCGCCTCGCCGGACACACCGGCATCGCCGCCAGTCTCCGCCACCACGCACGCGACGCCACCCGCCCGCTCGCCACCCTCGGCATCACGTGA